In Actinomycetota bacterium, the sequence CCCGGCACTTTCTGGATTTCCTGGAAGCCAAGACTCCGGAAATCGAGGCGCTATATATAGCCGGGGATCTGATGGATATGCCGCCGGTGCGAAACCACGATGTCGTGCCTAAGGGCAGCGTCGCGGAACAAGTGATGAGCGGTCTGGTTGCCTTTGCCTCCAAGCCCGATAAAGACCTGGTCTACCTGGTCGGCAACCACGACATCGGGATTTCCGGTTTGCGGATTAATCTTGACTTTCAGGTTCCCTGGTTGGGCAGGATGGCCATAACATATCCGCGCGTCTATATAGAAACACCGGCCGGCGGGGTCCTGGTCGAGCACGGACATTTCTACGATCCCTCGCTAATGTTGTTCGCCGGCGACCTGATTCTCGGCACATATTACGGAGATGTTCGCGGCTTGCCGGCTTCGGACGTCTCCAGCGGTGTCATAAGGGCTCTTCAGCGCCGAGACCCTGTTACGGCCGAGAGGGTTGTAGAAGCGGGAGCGATGGAACCGGTCGCGAAACAGCGGCCGGGATGCCGGAGCATCGGTAGAAATATGATCAACTCGGTTCAGCACTGGTTCGGTTCGACGGTCGATGTTGTTTCTCCGGAATTGTGGCGGAAAGCGGCGCCGACGGCTTTGGCTGAATATAACGATTCGGCTGACGCCG encodes:
- a CDS encoding metallophosphoesterase encodes the protein MAIIIVSDLHIDTWDNGEKTQGKTKARHFLDFLEAKTPEIEALYIAGDLMDMPPVRNHDVVPKGSVAEQVMSGLVAFASKPDKDLVYLVGNHDIGISGLRINLDFQVPWLGRMAITYPRVYIETPAGGVLVEHGHFYDPSLMLFAGDLILGTYYGDVRGLPASDVSSGVIRALQRRDPVTAERVVEAGAMEPVAKQRPGCRSIGRNMINSVQHWFGSTVDVVSPELWRKAAPTALAEYNDSADADHQANTIIFGHTHTPDSMTWDDMQYFNSGSWSSNGPQSTYLEISADGRISSHEWIESLQIQ